Genomic DNA from Triticum dicoccoides isolate Atlit2015 ecotype Zavitan chromosome 4B, WEW_v2.0, whole genome shotgun sequence:
ACAAGATAGGTTGGTgctgcacgtgtacagccacctcaCACACCTAGGACATCCACCTCACACACCTAGAAACTAGCTAGTACCACGTACACACATGCTAGAAGGTAGTACTTGATTACAACTCAAACATATTCACTACACGCAGGTACCTTAGCTACTAAGCTAACCAGCCTTGCCGACGTCTGTTGATATTTTTACTGCTCAAGATATTTCTACTCTCCATGGATACATGCACTGCTGACATCCTCTGATATTATTCGTACACTGCCTTCATGCAGCAAGATTATATGTAACACGGAGCACGCTGTGCTCATAGAAGTGAGGGAGGGGTTAGATGTCAATCGGGTTGAGGTAAGGGAGGGAGCCGCGAGGATGGTGGTGGTAGATGGCGGGGAAGGGGGCAGATCGACCTGCCACCGGCCGCCTCTGGTGGAAGGGAATCCATCTACCGCAAGGAGGTATCCTATTTTTATTGACGGACACAGACGACTAGACCGGTTGTTCTTTTTTCTTAAACACAATACAATCGAAGTCGTTCATATACACTCATCTTTACGAACGCACGCATGTACACCCTATCTTTGGCGTCTCGCAGTCGACGGAGACATGTCCTCTCATTGAACGAACATCACCGGAAGACTGAAATAAAtttaggaataatgcgagcaccaacaTCAAAAGTCTAGGACTTAAACCCTGATAAGCCGAGGatgccactgtcctcctaaccatccaatcatAGATTGGTTCGCTATCGAGTGGCTCTTATCTTTTCGTAATCTAGAACATTTGTTCACTAACTTATTAGTATTATTAGGAGGGACACCTAATTTTACTTTATTTTGTATCGTTAGGATAGGCAACTAGGGAGTATTTGACAAAAAACTATCAGTTTAGGGGTGACCATCCCATAGAACTATCACTTCCAAAATTTTTACAAAAAACTACCAGATTTTTGATAATTTGTCCCTAGAAACTATAACTTTTCGTTGATGACCGTTTTGCTCGTTTTAAACAGAAAACTGACAACTGTGGCCCACATTTCAGGGCCACGTGTCGCTGAGGCCTAACGGCTGGCACCCGGCGGCCGTCATCTCGTTGGCCCGTCATGACCTGGTCGGACCAGGTTAAAGCGGCCGGTCAGCTCACTGTCCTCCTCCATCACTCACTCTCCTCGAGCTCACTCTCTTCTAGTCTTCTTCACTTCTCTTTTCTCACTTCAGCGACGACGACGTGCCGCAACCATGCTGTCGTGGCCCCACAACAATGAGAATTCGTTACAGATTTATATTCATGGATTTTTATAACTACTATTCATGGATTTTTAAAATATTCCGAATTTATTACAAATTTATATTTCTTtctgcatttcaaaaaatgttccgaaTTTCAAAAATATACAAGAAACTGAGAATTGTTCCTGGATTTATAATGGTCATGAGTTTTATAATTATTTGTGTAATTAAAAAAATTCTGGATTTTAAAAATATTCCTGTATTTCATAAtattttcatgaattttaaaattttccCTGAATTTCAAAAACTATTCATAAATTTCCAATATATTAATAAATGTAAATAATGTTTCTCTATTTCCATAAAATATTCCCGTGTTTGGAATAGCGTTCCAATTTTTTTAAAAGTTCACGAAATAAAACATTGGAAAATGGAAAAAGATGAGAAACAAAGGAAAATACGTAaataaaaaaaacaagaaaaaggttATCTTCTTCTCTTAGCCCAGGAAGAAATAAAACTGTTAATTGGACCGGGCTGGACATAAGACTAACTGGTACGTTGCCTCTATCTTCCTCTCCTGGCCCAGATCACTCGCCCCCCTCCTAGCTCATAGCCCTacctttccctcaaaaaaaaaaaaaaaagaagaaaaaagctcATTGCCCTACCTGAAGGGAAGGACAGGGCGTGCGCCGCCGTTCAGCCGGCAGCTTGacaccgtccccgtccccgtctccgtctccatccccGTCGGCGGCCACTGCTTTGCCTCCCGATTTGAGGTCCGGCTTTCTATCTCCTTCCTTCCGTCTTAGAGATCCACCGATTTCTTTTCTTTACTTCTCTCGTGGAAACCATAGCTTACATCTTACTACTTGCTTGTAGTGGAGCGGCGGCAGTAAGAagccgtgagagagagggggatcgATGATGGATGCTGATGAGAATGAGATCCCCCAACcgtaagatttcattttcattgcGCGCAGTTTGTTTCTGTTCTTGCAGCATTGGATGTATTAACTGCAGCAACATTGTTGGCCGGAGGAATTTGTCTGACGCCGCTCTGCGTTTGCCGATTTTCCAGGGAGGAGGAGAAATCATGCGTGCATCTCGAGTTACAGGGGCACACCCCAACATCGATTGCGGTCACGGTATCCAAGGTGCTTGATGACGACGACCTCCTCGTTGAGATCCTCCTCCATGTCGCGTTCCCCACCACGCTCGTCCGCGCCGCACTCGTCTGCAGGCGCTGGTTCCACCACGCCTCCGACCGCCGGTTCATCCGCCGCTTCCGCAAGATCCACCCGCCCCGCCTCCTCGGCTTCTATGCTTTTTTCGAGCGTGCACGCTTCATCCCGATGCAGCCTCAAACCCCGGAGCTTGCCGTCGTCGTCCGCCACCTTGCGAGCTGCAGGTTTGCCTACTACATCAACATTGAGGACTGCCGCAACGGCAATGTCTTAACCAGCGGCCGACGAGAAGGAGTATGGACGTATCAAGTCTACCACCTGTTGTGCCCTGAGAGAGATATGCCCTTCATTCCACCACTCCCTTGTGCCGAGATCGGAATTTACTACATTCTCGCTGAAATCCTCTCCAAAGAAGAAGGCGATGGCCTTGGTCTGTCCTATTTTTATTTGTTGGTGGAGCTTGCCAAGGAGGCAAATAAGGTCATGGTGCGCGTATATATGTTGCAAGATGGTGCCTGGTGCATGCTTACCTTGGCCACAAGCCAGCTCCATTATCCGCAGCCAAGGCCAAAGCCTGTGCTCGTCCACAACAAAATCTATATGGCTGCCGCCCAAAGTGACGACATTATTGTCCTGGATTTGACAGACTCAAGTTTCTCCACGATTCACCTCCCACAAGGAGTGGAGTATGCCTCTTCAGAAATCATGTTGTCACAGACCAATGATGCTTCTGGTGTATATCTCATTCATGTCCGTCCCAAGGAGTTTCAACTTTGTGTATGGCTCCACAAGGGAGGCAACTGGCTGCTGGTAGATACCATCTATTTGCATGAGATGCGTGCTATTTTGGGGAAGAAAGATCACCCGTATGTGCGTATAGGGAAGGTGGGAGACGATGCTCAGTttgtatttttagaggtttctcgaTACATATTCTACTTGGATATCAAGTGCAGGACACTGCGTAAAGTATATGAGGAGACAGATGATGATCGATGTTATGGCGGCGTCCATCCTTTTATGATGATTTGGCCTCCCACATTCCCTGCCCTCAAGGATAATCCTGAAAGGTTTGCCTTTTGACCTTTAGAGGATCTGTGTGGTGCACTTGTTGGGGTTACAAAATTTTGTGATTTACTGTACATCGTGTTTGGTATAGTTGTGTAGTGGTGTTAGCTGCATGATTTATTCCTTAGGCCATAACTGATATTTGAAAGAGACAGGATTTTCAGCACCCGGGTGCCCTCTATAAACAGTAAgttcaaaacaaatttaaaaaaatcaaaaaaatctgaaactttgggaCATCGAACATCATGAAACTTttgatgatcttgcaaagttttAGCTAAAAATAACACTCGAAGAGGactcaaataaaaaaacaaaatcattGTTCAAAGTTTATGTACATTTTTGAGCAgtgattttgttttttttggtGAGGACTCCACAAAGGTTATTTGTTGCTGAAACTTTGCAGGAGCATCAAACCTTTGATAACCTTTGATCCCTGTAAGTTTcagttttttttgatttgttttcaatttttttttacgAATTTACTGTTCATGAGGGTGTAGTGGCACCCGGGAGCTGTTAGGCATTTATATATTTGAAATGCTTGCCGTATCACTTGTGTGCAACATTAGAGAATGCTTGTCGTAAGATTGTTTGTAATCACTTGTGTGCTGGGGTAGCATTACAAGGTGTTTATTTGCAGTCATGGTAAGGGACCCTAATCTTGGGTCTGGGTTACTTTTGTTAAAGCGTGTGTTGGCACCAGACAACATGCTTCCTGGACTTGTTCTTGCCCTTGTATGGTCTCATAAAGTCATAATAGCAATATGTGGTGGTGCTGAAAGATGATTTGTTTGGCATTTTTACCATGGACCTCTTATTTTGTTGTATAACTATTTTCTGAGCTGTCAGCTCAAAACTGCAAATTGGGCATTCAAAAGTATAAAACATCATGTATATGAGGCAAGGACTGAAAGATTCCTAGCCCCGTTACTATGTTGACAAATATACCTATCTGGTCCTGAAATCTTATCACAAATCCATCAAGGTTGGAATTTTATCTATGTTTCTTATAGTGTAATTTTCTGCTATCTTCCTTTAAACTGACAANNNNNNNNNNNNNNNNNNNNNNNNNNNNNNNNN
This window encodes:
- the LOC119293118 gene encoding uncharacterized protein LOC119293118, whose amino-acid sequence is MRRASKQASELNNRRTAGATMMWSTGSDLNESTATTTAATSSVSSSCSLQPQTPPPSAGSRTTRRQRRDARLERHPLDRADHVKPASSRSSCADTATTLGTPGQPTVRCKFWQRLAVRDHCLVLKLYKRMMLGRSSSSTSVTNMTWAPEAARRCLASLARRTYLWMLAQGPELPIAFAALDVLTAATLLAGGICLTPLCVCRFSREEEKSCVHLELQGHTPTSIAVTVSKVLDDDDLLVEILLHVAFPTTLVRAALVCRRWFHHASDRRFIRRFRKIHPPRLLGFYAFFERARFIPMQPQTPELAVVVRHLASCRFAYYINIEDCRNGNVLTSGRREGVWTYQVYHLLCPERDMPFIPPLPCAEIGIYYILAEILSKEEGDGLGLSYFYLLVELAKEANKVMVRVYMLQDGAWCMLTLATSQLHYPQPRPKPVLVHNKIYMAAAQSDDIIVLDLTDSSFSTIHLPQGVEYASSEIMLSQTNDASGVYLIHVRPKEFQLCVWLHKGGNWLLVDTIYLHEMRAILGKKDHPYVRIGKVGDDAQFVFLEVSRYIFYLDIKCRTLRKVYEETDDDRCYGGVHPFMMIWPPTFPALKDNPERNRSAI